Proteins found in one Sporosarcina jeotgali genomic segment:
- the def gene encoding peptide deformylase, which yields MTVLEIVKYPAEILETKTKEVTKFDRNLHKLLDDMMETMIAADGVGIAAPQVGQSIRAAIVDIGEGDPPIELINPVITAVGGEDVDLEGCLSFPDLYGEVKRPFFVRVEAQERDGSLYELEAESFEARAIMHEIDHLDGILFNKKISRIVDASEFEELDEELVQLEKDGEGIE from the coding sequence TTGACTGTACTAGAAATTGTAAAATATCCAGCTGAAATATTGGAAACGAAAACAAAAGAAGTAACGAAATTTGACCGTAATTTACACAAGCTGCTGGACGATATGATGGAAACGATGATCGCTGCAGATGGTGTAGGAATCGCTGCTCCACAAGTGGGACAGTCAATCCGCGCTGCGATTGTGGATATTGGTGAGGGAGATCCGCCTATTGAACTTATCAATCCTGTCATTACCGCAGTTGGCGGGGAAGATGTGGACTTGGAAGGCTGCCTAAGTTTCCCCGATTTGTACGGTGAAGTGAAGCGTCCATTTTTTGTACGTGTAGAAGCACAAGAACGGGATGGTTCACTCTATGAACTGGAAGCTGAAAGCTTTGAAGCACGAGCGATTATGCATGAAATCGATCATTTAGACGGCATTTTGTTCAATAAAAAAATTAGCCGGATTGTCGACGCTTCGGAATTTGAAGAATTGGACGAAGAGCTCGTTCAACTTGAAAAGGACGGTGAAGGGATTGAATAA
- the fmt gene encoding methionyl-tRNA formyltransferase encodes MNKLLFMGTPDFSAPILRMLHEEGYEIVGVVTQPDRPVGRKRVLTPPPVKAEALRLGLPVIQPEKLRGSAELEEIKALAPDLIVTAAFGQILPKELLEVPKLGCINVHASLLPAYRGGAPIHQAIMDGCTETGVTIMYMAEKLDAGDIISQATEQISPTDDTGSMFDKLSLTGEKLLKETLPSILEGTNARIPQDEEKVTFAKNISREQERIDWTQKGTDIHNQVRGLTPWPTAYTTFGGENVKVWKTEVLPTESKGESGEIIELTKDQILVKTGDDTAIAITELQPSGKKRMTATVFLNGSGSQWKKGDFFL; translated from the coding sequence TTGAATAAGCTTTTATTTATGGGAACACCTGATTTTTCAGCGCCTATTTTGCGTATGCTCCACGAAGAAGGGTATGAAATTGTCGGTGTTGTGACTCAACCTGATAGACCTGTTGGCCGAAAGCGCGTCTTGACACCGCCTCCTGTGAAAGCGGAAGCATTGCGTCTGGGGCTTCCTGTTATTCAACCTGAAAAGTTAAGAGGCTCCGCTGAGTTGGAGGAGATTAAAGCGCTTGCTCCCGACTTGATTGTCACAGCGGCCTTTGGTCAGATTCTGCCAAAAGAACTGCTTGAAGTTCCTAAATTAGGGTGTATTAATGTACACGCTTCATTGCTTCCAGCCTATCGCGGCGGGGCCCCGATTCACCAGGCAATTATGGACGGCTGCACGGAAACCGGGGTAACCATTATGTACATGGCAGAAAAACTAGATGCTGGTGACATTATCTCACAAGCGACAGAACAGATTTCACCCACTGATGATACAGGCAGTATGTTTGATAAATTATCACTTACTGGAGAAAAATTGTTAAAAGAGACATTGCCTTCGATTCTGGAAGGGACAAATGCGCGAATTCCGCAAGATGAAGAAAAAGTTACATTTGCAAAAAATATCTCACGCGAGCAAGAGCGGATTGACTGGACACAAAAAGGAACGGATATTCATAACCAAGTGAGAGGCCTTACCCCTTGGCCTACAGCCTATACGACATTTGGCGGAGAGAACGTAAAAGTCTGGAAGACCGAAGTACTTCCAACAGAATCCAAAGGTGAATCGGGTGAAATCATCGAGTTGACTAAAGATCAAATTCTTGTGAAAACAGGTGATGATACAGCGATTGCAATTACAGAATTGCAGCCTTCTGGAAAAAAACGCATGACTGCAACCGTCTTTTTGAACGGATCGGGTAGCCAGTGGAAAAAAGGAGATTTCTTCCTATGA
- the rsmB gene encoding 16S rRNA (cytosine(967)-C(5))-methyltransferase RsmB — protein MTAKKKIMMQGNVRDAALSILLEVSRNQAYSNLLLTRTMKSYAIKEQDKPLLTNLTYGTLQYRLTLDYYLAPFIKGKLDDWVRELLRMSLYQIVYLTKIPPHAAVNEAVEIAKVRGHKGTTGFVNGVLRSVLRQGVRSLDEITDGITRLSLETSHPEWLIRRWIDQYGLKVTSEMARANNEPPMNTARVNIAQTTVEKALHQLKSEGAKVELGKVVPEAIYCHSGNVAKTYTYTKGWLTVQDESSMLPVYALDVQPGMKVLDMCAAPGGKTTQIAEHLNDTGEVHAHDLHEHKLQLIEENAERLGLNSIWTSSGDSRELGYTYKPNTFDRILVDAPCSGLGVVRRKPEIKYNKTEADLESLTKIQGELLETAWTLVKPGGKIVYSTCTVDKTENDGVVLQFLERHPEAIKLVPEFFEEAGLLTPNGMLQVLPQDFGGDGFFAAALQKPISND, from the coding sequence ATGACAGCAAAGAAGAAAATAATGATGCAGGGGAACGTCCGGGATGCGGCACTTTCCATTTTACTTGAAGTGAGCCGGAACCAAGCATACAGCAATCTATTATTAACCCGGACGATGAAATCCTATGCCATTAAAGAGCAGGACAAACCATTGTTAACGAATTTAACATATGGAACGTTACAGTATCGATTGACACTGGATTATTATCTAGCTCCATTCATCAAAGGGAAACTGGATGATTGGGTTCGTGAACTGCTTCGTATGTCGCTGTATCAGATTGTCTATTTAACAAAGATTCCTCCACACGCTGCTGTAAATGAAGCAGTGGAAATTGCAAAAGTTCGTGGACATAAAGGAACAACCGGATTCGTAAATGGAGTTCTTCGCTCTGTATTGCGCCAAGGGGTCCGATCTCTTGATGAAATAACTGATGGAATTACACGTTTGTCATTAGAGACAAGTCATCCTGAATGGCTGATCCGACGCTGGATTGATCAGTACGGCTTGAAAGTCACTTCGGAAATGGCGCGTGCTAATAATGAGCCGCCGATGAATACGGCACGTGTCAATATCGCGCAGACAACTGTTGAAAAAGCACTTCACCAGCTGAAGAGTGAAGGTGCAAAAGTGGAGTTAGGGAAAGTGGTGCCTGAAGCGATTTATTGTCATTCAGGAAATGTCGCAAAAACCTATACGTACACCAAAGGATGGCTGACTGTTCAAGATGAAAGCTCAATGCTTCCTGTTTATGCACTGGATGTGCAGCCGGGAATGAAGGTGCTTGATATGTGCGCAGCACCTGGCGGGAAAACGACCCAAATTGCTGAGCATTTGAACGATACAGGAGAAGTGCACGCGCATGATCTTCATGAACATAAATTGCAGCTGATCGAAGAGAATGCAGAACGTTTAGGCCTGAATTCGATTTGGACTTCCAGCGGGGATAGCCGCGAATTGGGATATACGTATAAACCGAACACGTTCGACCGGATTTTAGTGGATGCGCCATGCAGCGGTCTGGGGGTTGTCCGCAGAAAACCGGAAATTAAGTACAATAAGACGGAAGCAGATCTTGAATCGCTTACAAAAATCCAAGGAGAATTACTTGAAACGGCTTGGACGCTTGTCAAACCAGGCGGCAAAATTGTCTACAGTACATGTACAGTCGATAAGACTGAAAATGATGGAGTCGTGCTGCAATTTCTAGAACGTCATCCTGAAGCTATTAAATTAGTTCCAGAATTCTTCGAAGAAGCGGGTCTTTTAACGCCAAACGGGATGCTGCAAGTATTGCCGCAGGACTTCGGAGGCGATGGATTTTTCGCAGCAGCCTTGCAAAAACCAATAAGCAACGACTAA
- a CDS encoding Stp1/IreP family PP2C-type Ser/Thr phosphatase — MHFSVRTDIGRKRTFNEDQAAVFVLENGYALAVIADGMGGHRSGDVASEMAVRLMGEHFNDLNAAIPETKETWNEWLDSIVRKVNQLIFEKAQSSPEHEGMGTTLEAAVIAEGNCYIAHVGDSRVYSVSSDTITQLTKDHSYVNALLASGEITEAEAEVHPQRNWIMRAVGSERDIEPEFYHVPLKKEDYLLLCTDGLSNKVEPEMMRELIVADNTLEEKVKQLIDLANERGGEDNITAVLLASNDHGAGAV, encoded by the coding sequence ATGCATTTCAGTGTACGAACTGATATTGGCAGAAAACGCACATTCAATGAGGACCAAGCAGCTGTATTTGTACTTGAAAACGGTTATGCACTTGCTGTAATCGCTGACGGTATGGGTGGCCATCGAAGTGGAGATGTCGCAAGTGAAATGGCTGTACGTTTAATGGGAGAACATTTCAATGACCTGAACGCAGCAATTCCGGAAACCAAGGAAACTTGGAATGAATGGCTGGATTCGATTGTACGCAAAGTGAACCAGCTGATTTTTGAAAAAGCTCAGTCTTCTCCAGAACACGAAGGTATGGGAACAACGCTTGAAGCAGCAGTTATTGCTGAAGGAAATTGTTACATTGCCCATGTGGGGGACAGCCGGGTCTATTCGGTCAGTTCGGATACAATCACCCAGCTGACAAAGGATCATTCTTACGTAAATGCTTTGCTAGCAAGCGGGGAAATCACGGAAGCTGAGGCTGAAGTTCATCCGCAGCGTAATTGGATCATGCGTGCTGTCGGATCTGAACGCGATATTGAGCCTGAATTTTATCATGTACCCCTTAAAAAAGAAGACTATCTGTTATTGTGCACAGATGGTCTGAGCAACAAAGTCGAACCTGAAATGATGCGGGAACTCATCGTTGCGGACAATACACTCGAAGAAAAAGTGAAACAACTGATTGATCTCGCTAACGAAAGAGGCGGAGAGGACAACATTACTGCGGTGTTGCTTGCCTCTAACGACCATGGAGCTGGTGCTGTATGA
- the pknB gene encoding Stk1 family PASTA domain-containing Ser/Thr kinase produces the protein MIGNRIGDRYDIIGTIGEGGMSKVYLAHDVILDRDVAIKVLNYDFANEEELKRRFQREALSATSLTHQNIVNIFDVGEEDELHYLVMEYVKGLTLKRFILENGPLEPERAIPIMLQLVAAISNAHHNGIIHRDVKPQNILMDEEGNVKITDFGIAMALTATSHTKTNSVLGTVHYLSPEQARGGMATKKSDVYSLGIVFYELLTGKLPFSAESAVAIALKHLQEETPSVRADFPMIPQSVENIILKATTKDARHRYVSADEMYDDLLTALDPARVNEPKFAIPFDEDETRALPVIKDAPSLLDTEQTMKIEPVRLKAEPVKSEPVPQKNKRKKWPIFASIAIVIAAAIAILYLTGMFDRQVTVPDVLGKDEADAIALLEEKGFVVDGKLEQPSEEYEKGEVFRTIPEADKQRDKGSSVKLYISTGKETMTFIDYTGRDYEATQERLDPFKFKSIKSEDEFDDQPKGTILRQDPDPDSEVVPSETDVVFTVSKGPETKTLESLIGFTDDQLNAYARSSGFNIRVAKKSNSDSIPEGQVMKQEPDAGQSLPIGTTVNVTVSKGPAQKPVKLYVKRIKIPYEALEDDGSSEDGDEERPPQTVRIYIQDREHSMTDPIEEFDITEDTEKQITVELEEGQRGGYKILRGTTVIEEKTFNYKDIQ, from the coding sequence ATGATTGGTAATCGAATTGGAGACCGCTATGATATCATCGGCACAATCGGTGAAGGCGGGATGTCTAAAGTTTACTTGGCACATGATGTGATTTTAGATCGGGATGTCGCGATTAAAGTCTTAAATTACGACTTTGCGAACGAAGAAGAGTTAAAACGCAGATTTCAGCGTGAAGCGCTTTCTGCAACTAGCTTAACCCACCAAAATATCGTCAATATATTTGATGTGGGTGAAGAAGATGAGCTTCATTACCTGGTGATGGAGTACGTGAAAGGTCTGACTTTAAAGCGCTTTATTTTAGAGAACGGTCCGCTTGAACCTGAGAGAGCCATTCCGATCATGCTGCAGCTAGTTGCTGCCATATCAAATGCGCATCATAACGGCATCATTCATCGTGATGTGAAGCCGCAAAATATTTTAATGGATGAAGAAGGTAACGTGAAAATTACAGACTTCGGAATTGCAATGGCGCTTACAGCGACCTCCCATACCAAAACGAATTCTGTACTGGGTACCGTCCATTATTTATCACCGGAACAAGCAAGAGGCGGGATGGCAACTAAGAAATCAGACGTCTATTCGTTGGGGATTGTCTTTTACGAGTTACTGACGGGCAAGCTGCCATTTTCAGCCGAATCAGCTGTAGCGATTGCTCTTAAGCATTTACAGGAAGAGACGCCTTCTGTGCGAGCGGATTTCCCAATGATCCCTCAAAGTGTTGAAAATATTATTTTGAAAGCCACGACAAAGGATGCCAGGCATCGGTATGTTTCAGCAGATGAAATGTATGACGATTTGCTGACAGCACTCGATCCAGCACGAGTCAATGAACCTAAGTTTGCAATTCCTTTTGATGAAGATGAAACACGTGCGCTTCCAGTCATTAAAGATGCTCCAAGTTTACTGGACACTGAACAAACGATGAAGATTGAACCCGTTCGATTAAAGGCAGAGCCTGTGAAATCAGAACCGGTTCCTCAGAAGAACAAACGTAAAAAATGGCCGATTTTTGCAAGCATTGCGATAGTAATCGCTGCTGCAATTGCAATACTGTATCTCACAGGTATGTTTGACCGGCAAGTGACTGTCCCTGACGTACTAGGAAAAGATGAAGCAGATGCAATCGCACTCCTTGAAGAAAAGGGATTTGTTGTAGATGGCAAACTCGAACAGCCTTCTGAGGAATATGAAAAAGGGGAAGTTTTCCGAACGATTCCTGAAGCAGACAAACAGCGTGACAAAGGAAGTTCGGTCAAGTTATATATCAGTACAGGTAAAGAGACGATGACGTTCATTGATTATACAGGCAGGGACTACGAGGCTACTCAAGAACGGTTAGATCCTTTTAAATTCAAGTCTATCAAATCAGAAGATGAATTCGATGATCAACCTAAAGGAACCATCCTAAGACAAGATCCAGATCCCGATTCAGAAGTCGTTCCCAGTGAAACGGATGTTGTATTCACTGTTAGTAAAGGACCGGAAACGAAAACGCTGGAAAGCTTGATTGGATTTACGGATGATCAGTTAAATGCTTACGCACGTTCGTCGGGCTTCAATATAAGGGTGGCTAAAAAGAGTAACTCGGATTCCATTCCTGAAGGCCAGGTTATGAAACAGGAACCGGATGCAGGTCAGTCGCTCCCAATTGGAACAACGGTAAATGTAACAGTTTCAAAAGGGCCAGCTCAAAAGCCGGTAAAACTTTACGTAAAGCGTATCAAGATCCCTTACGAAGCATTAGAAGATGACGGTTCGTCAGAGGATGGGGATGAAGAGAGACCCCCTCAAACGGTTCGCATTTATATTCAAGACCGCGAACATTCAATGACCGATCCAATTGAGGAATTTGACATAACTGAAGATACTGAGAAACAAATTACAGTCGAGTTGGAAGAAGGTCAGCGAGGCGGATATAAAATCCTCCGCGGTACAACAGTTATCGAAGAAAAGACGTTTAACTACAAAGACATTCAATAA
- the rsgA gene encoding ribosome small subunit-dependent GTPase A — translation MPEGQIRKAISGFYYVKYDGGTVRCRGRGVFRKRKITPLVGDWVTYVQEGVEDATITEVHPRKNELVRPPVSNIDLALLAVSIVEPAFSSNLLDRFLVLVESHHIEPVICLTKKDKANEAELQKAEEAAAYYRSIGYSVLMTSIDEPGLIEKLQPFLEGKTTVLAGQSGVGKSTLLNTLLPNLSLETGEISESLGRGKHTTRHVELHELAGGLVADTPGFSSLEFDTLEKQELGSCFPEFLEASEQCKFRGCLHLKEPSCEVKRKVESGEILQTRYNHYLQFLQEITDRKPRY, via the coding sequence ATGCCAGAAGGTCAAATTCGAAAAGCGATTAGCGGGTTTTACTATGTAAAGTATGATGGAGGGACAGTGCGCTGCAGAGGAAGAGGCGTATTTAGAAAGCGAAAAATCACTCCGCTTGTAGGTGACTGGGTAACATACGTACAAGAAGGAGTAGAAGATGCGACGATTACTGAAGTTCATCCGCGAAAGAATGAACTAGTGCGTCCTCCTGTTTCTAACATTGACTTGGCGTTACTTGCGGTCTCAATCGTAGAGCCGGCGTTCAGTTCTAACTTGCTAGATCGCTTTCTTGTCCTTGTTGAGTCCCATCATATTGAGCCTGTCATTTGCCTGACGAAGAAAGATAAAGCGAATGAAGCCGAACTTCAGAAAGCTGAAGAAGCTGCTGCTTATTACCGATCAATAGGTTATTCGGTATTGATGACTTCTATTGATGAGCCTGGACTTATTGAGAAACTGCAGCCGTTCTTGGAGGGAAAGACAACTGTTCTTGCTGGACAATCCGGTGTCGGGAAATCAACCTTGTTGAATACGCTTTTACCTAACTTGTCACTCGAAACAGGCGAAATATCAGAATCACTCGGACGGGGGAAACATACGACACGTCATGTTGAGCTTCATGAACTGGCTGGCGGCTTGGTTGCCGATACCCCTGGATTCAGTTCATTGGAATTTGATACCCTTGAAAAACAAGAGCTGGGAAGTTGTTTTCCTGAGTTCCTGGAAGCGTCTGAGCAATGTAAATTCAGAGGCTGCCTGCACTTGAAGGAACCTTCTTGTGAAGTGAAAAGAAAAGTGGAATCCGGTGAAATTCTTCAAACCCGTTACAATCATTACTTGCAGTTTTTGCAGGAAATCACTGACAGAAAGCCGAGGTATTAA
- the rpe gene encoding ribulose-phosphate 3-epimerase: MIKIAPSILSADFAKLGEEIKEVEQGGADWIHVDVMDGHFVPNITIGPLIVEAIRPVTSLPLDVHLMIEEPDRYIEQFAKAGADYITVHEEACRHLHRTIQLIRSFGVKPGVVLNPHTPVETIQHVLEDIDLVLFMTVNPGFGGQKFISSVVPKVKQLSDIVKERNLSLEIEIDGGITSETIGLCVEAGATVFVAGSAVYNQKDRAAAIQKIRTAGEKAQNK; the protein is encoded by the coding sequence ATGATTAAAATAGCACCTTCTATCTTATCAGCAGATTTTGCGAAGCTTGGAGAAGAAATCAAAGAAGTCGAGCAAGGCGGTGCGGATTGGATTCACGTAGATGTAATGGACGGTCATTTTGTCCCGAACATTACAATTGGCCCGCTTATTGTTGAAGCAATCCGCCCTGTCACCTCCTTGCCATTGGATGTTCATCTCATGATTGAAGAACCAGATCGGTATATTGAACAATTCGCAAAGGCGGGAGCAGATTATATTACTGTTCACGAAGAGGCATGCCGTCATCTGCACAGGACCATACAATTGATCCGTTCCTTTGGAGTAAAGCCGGGAGTTGTATTAAATCCGCATACTCCTGTCGAAACCATCCAACATGTATTAGAAGACATTGATCTCGTTCTATTTATGACGGTGAATCCCGGGTTCGGAGGACAGAAGTTTATCTCTTCTGTCGTGCCTAAAGTTAAACAGCTCTCGGACATTGTTAAAGAGCGTAACTTATCCCTTGAGATCGAAATTGACGGAGGGATTACTTCCGAGACGATAGGGTTGTGTGTAGAAGCAGGCGCAACTGTATTTGTTGCAGGATCAGCAGTATATAACCAAAAAGACCGCGCAGCTGCTATCCAAAAAATACGTACAGCAGGCGAAAAGGCGCAAAACAAGTGA
- a CDS encoding thiamine diphosphokinase, translating to MKTIIICAGGPEEEVIPLALFLDENTQFIGADRGTLQLLDAGIDPLAAVGDFDSVSEEEMKRIEATGCFIEKRPPEKEETDTELALNLAYSQNPDKIILTGVTGGRLDHMFSTVQLLVRNAGRKSSAQLVLANRQNELTLLQKGTHSFKKNEQFPYLSFFSMTESVRGLTLTGVKYEVFLEEIHLGDTRFTSNEIVEPSCTISLQAGICLMVRSSDS from the coding sequence GTGAAGACGATTATAATATGTGCAGGGGGGCCAGAGGAAGAAGTTATCCCTCTGGCTCTCTTTTTAGATGAGAACACACAATTTATAGGTGCTGATCGAGGAACGCTCCAGCTGCTTGATGCAGGGATCGATCCCCTGGCGGCGGTTGGTGACTTTGATTCAGTCAGTGAAGAGGAAATGAAAAGAATTGAAGCAACAGGCTGTTTCATCGAAAAACGTCCTCCTGAAAAAGAGGAGACCGATACGGAACTGGCATTGAACCTTGCTTATTCGCAGAACCCCGATAAGATTATTTTGACCGGAGTAACAGGCGGTCGTCTAGATCATATGTTTTCCACAGTTCAGCTTCTGGTTCGCAATGCCGGGCGGAAGTCATCCGCACAATTGGTACTTGCGAACAGACAAAATGAACTGACGCTTCTTCAGAAAGGGACTCATAGCTTCAAGAAGAATGAGCAGTTTCCTTATCTCTCTTTCTTTAGCATGACGGAGTCCGTGAGGGGGCTGACGCTGACAGGTGTGAAATATGAAGTCTTCCTTGAAGAGATACATCTTGGAGATACTCGCTTCACGAGCAATGAGATTGTTGAACCATCTTGTACTATCTCACTGCAAGCCGGCATATGTTTAATGGTAAGGAGCTCAGATTCCTGA
- the spoVM gene encoding stage V sporulation protein SpoVM gives MRIYTFTLPKFVSGIVRKCMVVFSKEDTAKAKSSTTASKKRKKRHEKTPG, from the coding sequence TTGCGGATTTATACTTTTACTTTGCCTAAGTTTGTAAGTGGAATTGTACGAAAGTGCATGGTCGTGTTTTCTAAGGAGGATACAGCGAAAGCGAAATCATCCACTACAGCATCAAAGAAGCGGAAAAAGCGACATGAAAAAACGCCGGGCTGA
- the rpmB gene encoding 50S ribosomal protein L28 encodes MAKECVITGRKARAGNNRSHAMNSSKRVWGANLQKVRILVNGKPKRVWVSARALKSGKVQRV; translated from the coding sequence ATGGCTAAGGAATGTGTAATTACTGGTCGCAAAGCACGTGCAGGGAATAATCGTTCCCACGCAATGAACTCTAGCAAACGTGTATGGGGTGCGAACCTTCAAAAAGTCCGTATTCTTGTAAACGGCAAACCGAAGCGTGTTTGGGTATCTGCCCGCGCACTTAAATCAGGTAAAGTTCAACGCGTATAA
- a CDS encoding Asp23/Gls24 family envelope stress response protein, which yields MSIQMENDYGKIDITNETIARIVGEATIECYGVVGMASRHQIRDGLTEILRKENFGKGVVVRNAGADTQIDLYIIVGYGTKITEVAYQVQSKVQYTLKKTLGMTIGSVNIYVQGVRVTNL from the coding sequence ATGTCAATTCAAATGGAAAACGATTATGGGAAAATTGATATAACGAATGAGACAATCGCCCGGATCGTCGGTGAAGCTACCATAGAATGCTACGGGGTTGTAGGAATGGCCTCCAGGCATCAAATTCGTGACGGACTGACAGAAATTCTGAGAAAAGAGAACTTTGGCAAGGGTGTTGTCGTTAGAAACGCAGGTGCTGACACACAAATTGATCTCTATATAATTGTAGGGTACGGAACGAAGATCACTGAAGTTGCCTACCAAGTGCAATCCAAAGTACAGTATACACTTAAAAAAACACTCGGGATGACAATCGGTTCCGTCAATATTTATGTACAGGGCGTTCGTGTGACGAACCTGTGA
- a CDS encoding DAK2 domain-containing protein — translation MKSIDGLQFAEMISMGAYHLKQNADYVDSLNVFPVPDGDTGTNMNLSMTSGAKETAANVSAHLGKTSQALSKGLLMGARGNSGVILSQLFRGFGKSVEEKEVLTASEFAEGLRYGVETAYKAVMKPVEGTILTVAKDAAAVAVETAAAETDLVQLMEAILTEAKASLKRTPDLLPVLKEVGVVDSGGQGLVYVYEGFLACLKGEELPERTVVQSMDELVSAEHHRNVQGFMDTADIEFGYCTEFMVRFEDDKTKNHPFDENDFRLQLNEMGDSLLVISDEEIAKVHIHTENPGNALSCGQQYGSLINIKIENMRQQHMDIVGDQSAGKNTPAKKVPYAIVTVAMGEGIADLLKSIGASFVIEGGQTMNPSTEDIVKAIQEVGAERVLILPNNKNIVLAAEQAAEVIGIEAAVVPTKSVPEGLAAILAFNPEADVTANAKSMKAAASVVKTGQVTTAVRDTSIDGVAIHTDDYMAISNGKITIATPSLDTTMKSLIDDMITEDDEIVTVIYGEDVSKQDAEQMVAYIEGQFEHVEIELYNGKQPLYPYILSVE, via the coding sequence ATGAAGTCGATAGATGGACTACAGTTTGCAGAAATGATATCAATGGGAGCATACCATCTTAAACAAAACGCGGATTATGTGGATTCGCTGAATGTTTTCCCGGTACCTGATGGAGATACGGGAACAAATATGAATTTATCAATGACTTCAGGTGCAAAAGAAACAGCAGCAAACGTTTCTGCTCACCTGGGCAAGACTTCACAAGCTTTGTCCAAAGGCTTATTAATGGGCGCCCGTGGAAATTCAGGTGTGATTTTATCGCAATTATTCCGCGGTTTTGGGAAATCAGTTGAAGAAAAAGAAGTTCTGACTGCAAGTGAATTTGCGGAAGGGCTCCGATATGGTGTGGAAACGGCATATAAAGCGGTCATGAAGCCTGTTGAAGGTACGATTTTGACTGTTGCAAAAGATGCGGCAGCTGTCGCAGTGGAAACAGCAGCTGCAGAAACGGATCTTGTCCAATTGATGGAAGCTATTTTGACAGAAGCAAAAGCTTCTCTTAAAAGAACACCTGACCTATTGCCGGTCTTAAAAGAAGTTGGTGTTGTAGATAGCGGCGGACAAGGACTCGTATATGTGTACGAAGGATTTTTGGCTTGCTTAAAAGGTGAAGAATTGCCAGAGCGTACTGTTGTTCAGTCAATGGACGAACTCGTTAGCGCAGAACACCACCGAAATGTACAAGGATTCATGGATACTGCGGATATCGAGTTTGGATATTGTACGGAGTTCATGGTGAGATTTGAAGACGATAAAACAAAAAATCATCCTTTCGATGAAAATGACTTCAGACTGCAATTGAATGAAATGGGTGACTCGCTGCTAGTTATCTCTGATGAGGAGATCGCGAAAGTACATATCCATACAGAAAACCCGGGAAATGCATTATCATGCGGACAACAGTATGGTTCACTCATCAATATTAAAATCGAGAACATGCGTCAGCAGCACATGGATATCGTGGGAGATCAGTCGGCGGGCAAAAACACACCTGCAAAGAAAGTGCCTTACGCAATCGTGACGGTTGCAATGGGTGAAGGGATTGCGGATTTACTAAAAAGTATCGGTGCCTCTTTTGTGATTGAAGGCGGGCAAACGATGAACCCTTCCACTGAAGATATTGTCAAAGCGATTCAAGAAGTAGGCGCAGAACGTGTTCTAATCCTTCCTAACAATAAGAATATTGTGCTGGCAGCTGAACAAGCGGCTGAAGTGATTGGAATTGAAGCGGCAGTAGTGCCGACGAAGTCGGTTCCTGAGGGACTTGCAGCTATTTTAGCGTTCAACCCTGAGGCAGACGTAACTGCGAACGCGAAATCCATGAAAGCAGCAGCTTCTGTTGTGAAGACTGGGCAAGTGACAACAGCAGTTCGGGATACATCGATCGATGGTGTTGCAATCCATACAGATGATTACATGGCGATCTCAAACGGAAAGATTACCATCGCCACTCCGTCACTAGATACGACAATGAAGTCGCTGATTGACGATATGATCACCGAGGATGATGAAATTGTGACCGTAATTTATGGCGAAGACGTTTCGAAACAAGATGCTGAACAGATGGTTGCTTATATTGAAGGACAGTTCGAGCATGTAGAGATTGAATTATATAACGGGAAACAGCCGTTGTATCCATATATACTGTCAGTAGAATAA